The Dermacentor silvarum isolate Dsil-2018 unplaced genomic scaffold, BIME_Dsil_1.4 Seq471, whole genome shotgun sequence genome window below encodes:
- the LOC125941850 gene encoding uncharacterized protein LOC125941850 isoform X1: MRVPLVCFVNRSWIYLYLTGLKKKMIALGWLKQHGTVIGWRKTVIRHLYWCAVNSHGNEKLSLARWLSILRHIVNVHDHPDPLHPSCFHGEMPERDWLVEGSESFQRLKAILAAPHLLRDLPRASHKAQTFGLEAFHSLLIHFAPKSSKFTYEGMLARTKIAALHYNENSGRDILTDPSGAERISQRFSRGEKEWTVVPVKQNAGYGYISVLLTNVMDCLGKWPSFSTAEQASVRRHHETLSSKYGPKPRKEEARKKQYSRFAPKLTISPAEIINSAQKEKDRHKNNNTWRCAMCCHSYVCPCLFSAI, encoded by the exons ATGCGTGTCCCTTTAGTTTGTTTTGTTAATAGAAGTTGGATATACTTATATCTTACAGGCTTGAAGAAGAAGATGATCGCCCTCGGGTGGTTGAAACAACATGGGACTGTAATCGGGTGGCGAAAGACCGTAATTCGGCACCTTTATTGGTGTGCAGTAAACAGTCATGGCAATGAAAAGTTGTCTCTGGCAAGATGGCTGTCTATTCTCCGCCACATCGTGAATGTGCATGACCACCCTGACCCGCTCCACCCATCCTGTTTTCACGGCGAGATGCCAGAACGTGACTGGCTGGTTGAAG GATCAGAGTCATTCCAACGCCTGAAAGCAATTTTGGCAGCACCACACCTTCTGCGGGACCTTCCCCGGGCATCACACAAGGCCCAGACGTTTGGCCTAGAGGCCTTTCATAGCCTGCTCATCCACTTCGCCCCTAAGAGCAGCAAGTTCACCTACGAAGGCATGCTGGCAAG AACAAAAATTGCCGCTCTCCATTACAACGAGAACAGCGGCAGGGACATACTCACCGACCCCAGTGGTGCAGAGAGAATTTCACAGAGATTCTCTCGAGGGGAAAAAGAATGGACTGTAGTGCCAGTGAAACAGAATGCAGGCTACG GGTACATATCCGTCCTGTTAACCAACGTGATGGACTGCCTGGGGAAGTGGCCATCGTTTTCAACTGCTGAGCAAGCATCTGTGCGAAGGCATCACGAGACGCTTTCATCTAAGTATGGTCCCAAACCACGAAAGGAAGAGGCAAGGAAGAAGCAGTACTCACGCTTTGCGCCTAAGTTAACCATCAGTCCTGCTGAGATCATAAATAGTGCTCAAAAAGAAAAGGACAGACATAAGAACAACAACACATGGCGCTGTGCCATGTGTTGTCATTCTTATGTCTGTCCTTGTCTTTTTAGCGCTATATAG
- the LOC125941850 gene encoding uncharacterized protein LOC125941850 isoform X2, whose product MQPNYFIFEGSESFQRLKAILAAPHLLRDLPRASHKAQTFGLEAFHSLLIHFAPKSSKFTYEGMLARTKIAALHYNENSGRDILTDPSGAERISQRFSRGEKEWTVVPVKQNAGYGYISVLLTNVMDCLGKWPSFSTAEQASVRRHHETLSSKYGPKPRKEEARKKQYSRFAPKLTISPAEIINSAQKEKDRHKNNNTWRCAMCCHSYVCPCLFSAI is encoded by the exons ATGCAACCAAACTACTTTATTTTTGAAGGATCAGAGTCATTCCAACGCCTGAAAGCAATTTTGGCAGCACCACACCTTCTGCGGGACCTTCCCCGGGCATCACACAAGGCCCAGACGTTTGGCCTAGAGGCCTTTCATAGCCTGCTCATCCACTTCGCCCCTAAGAGCAGCAAGTTCACCTACGAAGGCATGCTGGCAAG AACAAAAATTGCCGCTCTCCATTACAACGAGAACAGCGGCAGGGACATACTCACCGACCCCAGTGGTGCAGAGAGAATTTCACAGAGATTCTCTCGAGGGGAAAAAGAATGGACTGTAGTGCCAGTGAAACAGAATGCAGGCTACG GGTACATATCCGTCCTGTTAACCAACGTGATGGACTGCCTGGGGAAGTGGCCATCGTTTTCAACTGCTGAGCAAGCATCTGTGCGAAGGCATCACGAGACGCTTTCATCTAAGTATGGTCCCAAACCACGAAAGGAAGAGGCAAGGAAGAAGCAGTACTCACGCTTTGCGCCTAAGTTAACCATCAGTCCTGCTGAGATCATAAATAGTGCTCAAAAAGAAAAGGACAGACATAAGAACAACAACACATGGCGCTGTGCCATGTGTTGTCATTCTTATGTCTGTCCTTGTCTTTTTAGCGCTATATAG